In a genomic window of Vulpes vulpes isolate BD-2025 chromosome 6, VulVul3, whole genome shotgun sequence:
- the TSSK4 gene encoding testis-specific serine/threonine-protein kinase 4 isoform X2, whose amino-acid sequence MFDGSLFWGQVMKVLRHKYLINFYQAIETTSRVYIILELAQGGDVLEWIQRYGACSEPLAGKWFSQMTLGIAYLHSKGIVHRLTPSLSAAGRDLKLENLLLDKRENVKISDFGFAKMVPSNQRMHSSPSYRQMNCFTHLSQTYCGSFAYACPEILLGLPYNPFLSDTWSMGVILYTLVVARLPFDDTNLKKLLKETQKEVTFPSNYSISQECKNLVLQTLCQATKRATILDIIKDPWVLKFQPEQPTHEIRLLEAMCQPPSTPNRHQSLEINT is encoded by the exons AT GTTTGATGGATCCCTCTTCTGGGGCCAGGTAATGAAGGTCCTGCGGCACAAGTACCTCATCAACTTCTATCAGGCCATTGAAACCACATCCCGAGTATACATCATTCTGGAGCTGGCTCAGGGTGGTGATGTCCTCGAGTGGATCCAGCGGTACGGGGCTTGCTCTGAGCCCCTTGCTGGCAAGTGGTTCTCCCAGATGACCCTGGGCATCGCCTACCTGCACAGCAAGGGCATCGTGCACCG CCTGACCCCCAGCCTTTCTGCTGCTGGTAGGGACTTAAAGTTGGAGAACCTGTTGCTGGACAAGCGGGAGAACGTGAAGATCTCAGACTTTGGCTTCGCCAAGATGGTGCCTTCTAACCAGAGAATGCATAGTAGCCCTTCTTACCGCCAAATGAACTGCTTTACCCACCTCAGCCAGACCTACTGTGGCAGCTTTGCTTACGCATGCCCGGAGATCTTGCTGGGCTTGCCCTACAACCCTTTCCTGTCTGACACCTGGAGCATGGGCGTCATCCTCTACACTCTAGTGGTCGCCCGGCTGCCCTTTGATGACACCAATCTCAAGAAGCTGCTGAAAGAGACTCAAAAGGAGGTCACTTTTCCATCTAACTACTCCATCTCTCAGGAGTGCAAG AACCTGGTCCTCCAGACACTATGCCAAGCCACCAAGCGTGCCACCATCCTGGACATCATCAAGGATCCTTGGGTGCTCAAGTTCCAGCCTGAGCAACCCACCCATGAGATCAGGCTGCTTGAAGCCATGTGCCAACCCCCCAGCACCCCTAATCGGCACCAATCCTTGGAAATCAACACCTAA
- the TSSK4 gene encoding testis-specific serine/threonine-protein kinase 4 isoform X7 has product MGKGDTLEIAPTPSAYRSVMEEYGYEMGKVIGNGSYGTVYEAYYTKQKVMVAVKIISKKKASEDYLNKFLPREIQVMKVLRHKYLINFYQAIETTSRVYIILELAQGGDVLEWIQRYGACSEPLAGKWFSQMTLGIAYLHSKGIVHRDLKLENLLLDKRENVKISDFGFAKMVPSNQRMHSSPSYRQMNCFTHLSQTYCGSFAYACPEILLGLPYNPFLSDTWSMGVILYTLVVARLPFDDTNLKKLLKETQKEVTFPSNYSISQECKNLVLQTLCQATKRATILDIIKDPWVLKFQPEQPTHEIRLLEAMCQPPSTPNRHQSLEINT; this is encoded by the exons ATGGGGAAGGGAGACACCTTGGAGATAGCACCAACCCCCTCTGCCTACCGCTCTGTAATGGAGGAGTACGGTTACGAGATGGGCAAGGTCATTGGCAATGGCTCCTATGGGACCGTGTACGAAGCTTACTACACAAAGCAAAAGGTCATGGTGGCTGTCAAGATCATCTCAAAGAAGAAGGCCTCTGAGGACTATCTTAACAAGTTCCTGCCCCGTGAGATACAG GTAATGAAGGTCCTGCGGCACAAGTACCTCATCAACTTCTATCAGGCCATTGAAACCACATCCCGAGTATACATCATTCTGGAGCTGGCTCAGGGTGGTGATGTCCTCGAGTGGATCCAGCGGTACGGGGCTTGCTCTGAGCCCCTTGCTGGCAAGTGGTTCTCCCAGATGACCCTGGGCATCGCCTACCTGCACAGCAAGGGCATCGTGCACCG GGACTTAAAGTTGGAGAACCTGTTGCTGGACAAGCGGGAGAACGTGAAGATCTCAGACTTTGGCTTCGCCAAGATGGTGCCTTCTAACCAGAGAATGCATAGTAGCCCTTCTTACCGCCAAATGAACTGCTTTACCCACCTCAGCCAGACCTACTGTGGCAGCTTTGCTTACGCATGCCCGGAGATCTTGCTGGGCTTGCCCTACAACCCTTTCCTGTCTGACACCTGGAGCATGGGCGTCATCCTCTACACTCTAGTGGTCGCCCGGCTGCCCTTTGATGACACCAATCTCAAGAAGCTGCTGAAAGAGACTCAAAAGGAGGTCACTTTTCCATCTAACTACTCCATCTCTCAGGAGTGCAAG AACCTGGTCCTCCAGACACTATGCCAAGCCACCAAGCGTGCCACCATCCTGGACATCATCAAGGATCCTTGGGTGCTCAAGTTCCAGCCTGAGCAACCCACCCATGAGATCAGGCTGCTTGAAGCCATGTGCCAACCCCCCAGCACCCCTAATCGGCACCAATCCTTGGAAATCAACACCTAA
- the TSSK4 gene encoding testis-specific serine/threonine-protein kinase 4 isoform X6, with product MGKGDTLEIAPTPSAYRSVMEEYGYEMGKVIGNGSYGTVYEAYYTKQKVMVAVKIISKKKASEDYLNKFLPREIQVMKVLRHKYLINFYQAIETTSRVYIILELAQGGDVLEWIQRYGACSEPLAGKWFSQMTLGIAYLHSKGIVHRLTPSLSAAGRDLKLENLLLDKRENVKISDFGFAKMVPSNQRMHSSPSYRQMNCFTHLSQTYCGSFAYACPEILLGLPYNPFLSDTWSMGVILYTLVVARLPFDDTNLKKLLKETQKEVTFPSNYSISQECKNLVLQTLCQATKRATILDIIKDPWVLKFQPEQPTHEIRLLEAMCQPPSTPNRHQSLEINT from the exons ATGGGGAAGGGAGACACCTTGGAGATAGCACCAACCCCCTCTGCCTACCGCTCTGTAATGGAGGAGTACGGTTACGAGATGGGCAAGGTCATTGGCAATGGCTCCTATGGGACCGTGTACGAAGCTTACTACACAAAGCAAAAGGTCATGGTGGCTGTCAAGATCATCTCAAAGAAGAAGGCCTCTGAGGACTATCTTAACAAGTTCCTGCCCCGTGAGATACAG GTAATGAAGGTCCTGCGGCACAAGTACCTCATCAACTTCTATCAGGCCATTGAAACCACATCCCGAGTATACATCATTCTGGAGCTGGCTCAGGGTGGTGATGTCCTCGAGTGGATCCAGCGGTACGGGGCTTGCTCTGAGCCCCTTGCTGGCAAGTGGTTCTCCCAGATGACCCTGGGCATCGCCTACCTGCACAGCAAGGGCATCGTGCACCG CCTGACCCCCAGCCTTTCTGCTGCTGGTAGGGACTTAAAGTTGGAGAACCTGTTGCTGGACAAGCGGGAGAACGTGAAGATCTCAGACTTTGGCTTCGCCAAGATGGTGCCTTCTAACCAGAGAATGCATAGTAGCCCTTCTTACCGCCAAATGAACTGCTTTACCCACCTCAGCCAGACCTACTGTGGCAGCTTTGCTTACGCATGCCCGGAGATCTTGCTGGGCTTGCCCTACAACCCTTTCCTGTCTGACACCTGGAGCATGGGCGTCATCCTCTACACTCTAGTGGTCGCCCGGCTGCCCTTTGATGACACCAATCTCAAGAAGCTGCTGAAAGAGACTCAAAAGGAGGTCACTTTTCCATCTAACTACTCCATCTCTCAGGAGTGCAAG AACCTGGTCCTCCAGACACTATGCCAAGCCACCAAGCGTGCCACCATCCTGGACATCATCAAGGATCCTTGGGTGCTCAAGTTCCAGCCTGAGCAACCCACCCATGAGATCAGGCTGCTTGAAGCCATGTGCCAACCCCCCAGCACCCCTAATCGGCACCAATCCTTGGAAATCAACACCTAA
- the TSSK4 gene encoding testis-specific serine/threonine-protein kinase 4 isoform X3 has protein sequence MAGGLGAQPGFSLPRFDGSLFWGQVMKVLRHKYLINFYQAIETTSRVYIILELAQGGDVLEWIQRYGACSEPLAGKWFSQMTLGIAYLHSKGIVHRDLKLENLLLDKRENVKISDFGFAKMVPSNQRMHSSPSYRQMNCFTHLSQTYCGSFAYACPEILLGLPYNPFLSDTWSMGVILYTLVVARLPFDDTNLKKLLKETQKEVTFPSNYSISQECKVQQLVACVAQWGASSAKTSLSSALEPGPPDTMPSHQACHHPGHHQGSLGAQVPA, from the exons ATGGCAGGAGGGCTGGGAGCACAGCCAGGGTTCTCCCTTCCTAGGTTTGATGGATCCCTCTTCTGGGGCCAGGTAATGAAGGTCCTGCGGCACAAGTACCTCATCAACTTCTATCAGGCCATTGAAACCACATCCCGAGTATACATCATTCTGGAGCTGGCTCAGGGTGGTGATGTCCTCGAGTGGATCCAGCGGTACGGGGCTTGCTCTGAGCCCCTTGCTGGCAAGTGGTTCTCCCAGATGACCCTGGGCATCGCCTACCTGCACAGCAAGGGCATCGTGCACCG GGACTTAAAGTTGGAGAACCTGTTGCTGGACAAGCGGGAGAACGTGAAGATCTCAGACTTTGGCTTCGCCAAGATGGTGCCTTCTAACCAGAGAATGCATAGTAGCCCTTCTTACCGCCAAATGAACTGCTTTACCCACCTCAGCCAGACCTACTGTGGCAGCTTTGCTTACGCATGCCCGGAGATCTTGCTGGGCTTGCCCTACAACCCTTTCCTGTCTGACACCTGGAGCATGGGCGTCATCCTCTACACTCTAGTGGTCGCCCGGCTGCCCTTTGATGACACCAATCTCAAGAAGCTGCTGAAAGAGACTCAAAAGGAGGTCACTTTTCCATCTAACTACTCCATCTCTCAGGAGTGCAAG GTCCAACAGCTAGTTGCCTGTGTGGCACAATGGGGGGCAAGCTCAGCCAagacctctctctcctctgccctagAACCTGGTCCTCCAGACACTATGCCAAGCCACCAAGCGTGCCACCATCCTGGACATCATCAAGGATCCTTGGGTGCTCAAGTTCCAGCCTGA
- the TSSK4 gene encoding testis-specific serine/threonine-protein kinase 4 isoform X1, with product MAGGLGAQPGFSLPRFDGSLFWGQVMKVLRHKYLINFYQAIETTSRVYIILELAQGGDVLEWIQRYGACSEPLAGKWFSQMTLGIAYLHSKGIVHRLTPSLSAAGRDLKLENLLLDKRENVKISDFGFAKMVPSNQRMHSSPSYRQMNCFTHLSQTYCGSFAYACPEILLGLPYNPFLSDTWSMGVILYTLVVARLPFDDTNLKKLLKETQKEVTFPSNYSISQECKVQQLVACVAQWGASSAKTSLSSALEPGPPDTMPSHQACHHPGHHQGSLGAQVPA from the exons ATGGCAGGAGGGCTGGGAGCACAGCCAGGGTTCTCCCTTCCTAGGTTTGATGGATCCCTCTTCTGGGGCCAGGTAATGAAGGTCCTGCGGCACAAGTACCTCATCAACTTCTATCAGGCCATTGAAACCACATCCCGAGTATACATCATTCTGGAGCTGGCTCAGGGTGGTGATGTCCTCGAGTGGATCCAGCGGTACGGGGCTTGCTCTGAGCCCCTTGCTGGCAAGTGGTTCTCCCAGATGACCCTGGGCATCGCCTACCTGCACAGCAAGGGCATCGTGCACCG CCTGACCCCCAGCCTTTCTGCTGCTGGTAGGGACTTAAAGTTGGAGAACCTGTTGCTGGACAAGCGGGAGAACGTGAAGATCTCAGACTTTGGCTTCGCCAAGATGGTGCCTTCTAACCAGAGAATGCATAGTAGCCCTTCTTACCGCCAAATGAACTGCTTTACCCACCTCAGCCAGACCTACTGTGGCAGCTTTGCTTACGCATGCCCGGAGATCTTGCTGGGCTTGCCCTACAACCCTTTCCTGTCTGACACCTGGAGCATGGGCGTCATCCTCTACACTCTAGTGGTCGCCCGGCTGCCCTTTGATGACACCAATCTCAAGAAGCTGCTGAAAGAGACTCAAAAGGAGGTCACTTTTCCATCTAACTACTCCATCTCTCAGGAGTGCAAG GTCCAACAGCTAGTTGCCTGTGTGGCACAATGGGGGGCAAGCTCAGCCAagacctctctctcctctgccctagAACCTGGTCCTCCAGACACTATGCCAAGCCACCAAGCGTGCCACCATCCTGGACATCATCAAGGATCCTTGGGTGCTCAAGTTCCAGCCTGA
- the TSSK4 gene encoding testis-specific serine/threonine-protein kinase 4 isoform X5, whose translation MKVLRHKYLINFYQAIETTSRVYIILELAQGGDVLEWIQRYGACSEPLAGKWFSQMTLGIAYLHSKGIVHRDLKLENLLLDKRENVKISDFGFAKMVPSNQRMHSSPSYRQMNCFTHLSQTYCGSFAYACPEILLGLPYNPFLSDTWSMGVILYTLVVARLPFDDTNLKKLLKETQKEVTFPSNYSISQECKNLVLQTLCQATKRATILDIIKDPWVLKFQPEQPTHEIRLLEAMCQPPSTPNRHQSLEINT comes from the exons ATGAAGGTCCTGCGGCACAAGTACCTCATCAACTTCTATCAGGCCATTGAAACCACATCCCGAGTATACATCATTCTGGAGCTGGCTCAGGGTGGTGATGTCCTCGAGTGGATCCAGCGGTACGGGGCTTGCTCTGAGCCCCTTGCTGGCAAGTGGTTCTCCCAGATGACCCTGGGCATCGCCTACCTGCACAGCAAGGGCATCGTGCACCG GGACTTAAAGTTGGAGAACCTGTTGCTGGACAAGCGGGAGAACGTGAAGATCTCAGACTTTGGCTTCGCCAAGATGGTGCCTTCTAACCAGAGAATGCATAGTAGCCCTTCTTACCGCCAAATGAACTGCTTTACCCACCTCAGCCAGACCTACTGTGGCAGCTTTGCTTACGCATGCCCGGAGATCTTGCTGGGCTTGCCCTACAACCCTTTCCTGTCTGACACCTGGAGCATGGGCGTCATCCTCTACACTCTAGTGGTCGCCCGGCTGCCCTTTGATGACACCAATCTCAAGAAGCTGCTGAAAGAGACTCAAAAGGAGGTCACTTTTCCATCTAACTACTCCATCTCTCAGGAGTGCAAG AACCTGGTCCTCCAGACACTATGCCAAGCCACCAAGCGTGCCACCATCCTGGACATCATCAAGGATCCTTGGGTGCTCAAGTTCCAGCCTGAGCAACCCACCCATGAGATCAGGCTGCTTGAAGCCATGTGCCAACCCCCCAGCACCCCTAATCGGCACCAATCCTTGGAAATCAACACCTAA
- the TSSK4 gene encoding testis-specific serine/threonine-protein kinase 4 isoform X4 yields the protein MKVLRHKYLINFYQAIETTSRVYIILELAQGGDVLEWIQRYGACSEPLAGKWFSQMTLGIAYLHSKGIVHRLTPSLSAAGRDLKLENLLLDKRENVKISDFGFAKMVPSNQRMHSSPSYRQMNCFTHLSQTYCGSFAYACPEILLGLPYNPFLSDTWSMGVILYTLVVARLPFDDTNLKKLLKETQKEVTFPSNYSISQECKNLVLQTLCQATKRATILDIIKDPWVLKFQPEQPTHEIRLLEAMCQPPSTPNRHQSLEINT from the exons ATGAAGGTCCTGCGGCACAAGTACCTCATCAACTTCTATCAGGCCATTGAAACCACATCCCGAGTATACATCATTCTGGAGCTGGCTCAGGGTGGTGATGTCCTCGAGTGGATCCAGCGGTACGGGGCTTGCTCTGAGCCCCTTGCTGGCAAGTGGTTCTCCCAGATGACCCTGGGCATCGCCTACCTGCACAGCAAGGGCATCGTGCACCG CCTGACCCCCAGCCTTTCTGCTGCTGGTAGGGACTTAAAGTTGGAGAACCTGTTGCTGGACAAGCGGGAGAACGTGAAGATCTCAGACTTTGGCTTCGCCAAGATGGTGCCTTCTAACCAGAGAATGCATAGTAGCCCTTCTTACCGCCAAATGAACTGCTTTACCCACCTCAGCCAGACCTACTGTGGCAGCTTTGCTTACGCATGCCCGGAGATCTTGCTGGGCTTGCCCTACAACCCTTTCCTGTCTGACACCTGGAGCATGGGCGTCATCCTCTACACTCTAGTGGTCGCCCGGCTGCCCTTTGATGACACCAATCTCAAGAAGCTGCTGAAAGAGACTCAAAAGGAGGTCACTTTTCCATCTAACTACTCCATCTCTCAGGAGTGCAAG AACCTGGTCCTCCAGACACTATGCCAAGCCACCAAGCGTGCCACCATCCTGGACATCATCAAGGATCCTTGGGTGCTCAAGTTCCAGCCTGAGCAACCCACCCATGAGATCAGGCTGCTTGAAGCCATGTGCCAACCCCCCAGCACCCCTAATCGGCACCAATCCTTGGAAATCAACACCTAA
- the CHMP4A gene encoding charged multivesicular body protein 4a, which translates to MSGLGRLFGRGKKEKGPTPEEAIQKLKETEKILIKKQEFLEQKIQQELQMAKKHGIKNKRAALQALRRKKRLEQQLAQTDGTLSTLEFQREAIENATTNAEVLRTMELAAQGMKKAYQDMDIDKVDELMADITEQQEVAQQISDAISRPVGFGDVVDEDELLEELEELEQEELARDLLTVGDKEEEPPVELPSVPSTHLPVGPAPEADEDEAALKQLAEWVS; encoded by the exons ATGAGTGGTCTCGGCAGACTCTTCGGGAGGG ggaagaaggagaaggggccAACCCCTGAGGAGGCAATACAGAAactgaaggagacagagaagataCTGATCAAGAAACAGGAGTTTCTGGAACAGAAGATTCAACAGGAGttacaaatggccaagaagcatgggataaaaaataagagag CCGCCCTACAGGCTTTGCGGAGGAAGAAAAGATTGGAACAGCAGCTGGCACAAACCGATGGGACATTATCCACCCTGGAGTTTCAGCGTGAGGCCATTGAGAATGCCACCACCAATGCAGAAGTGCTTCGTACCATGGAGCTTGCTGCCCAAGGCATGAAGAAGGCCTACCAGGACAT GGACATTGACAAGGTGGATGAACTGATGGCTGACATTACAGAACAACAGGAGGTGGCCCAGCAGATTTCAGATGCCATTTCTCGGCCTGTGGGCTTTGGAGATGTTGTAGATGAG GATGAGCTACTGGAAGAGCTAGAGGAGCTGGAGCAGGAGGAATTGGCCCGGGACTTGTTAACCGTGGGTGACAAAGAGGAAGAACCCCCCGTTGAACTGCCCAGTGTACCCTCTACACATCTGCCTGTGGGACCAG CTCCCGAAGCAGACGAAGATGAAGCAGCACTTAAGCAGTTGGCTGAGTGGGTATCCTGA
- the MDP1 gene encoding magnesium-dependent phosphatase 1 isoform X2, with protein MARLPKLAVFDLDYTLWPFWVDTHVDPPFHRSSDGAVRDRRGQAVRLYPEVPDVLQQLQDLDVPVAAASRTGEIEGANQLLELFGLDRCYLHSCPEWNESSNPNSRTRDICEGPSWALRSRPVDEPHLRHKTERKSGRHFQVYL; from the exons ATGGCGCGGCTCCCGAAGCTGGCGGTCTTCGACCTCG ATTACACGCTCTGGCCGTTCTGGGTGGACACGCACGTAGACCCCCCGTTCCACAGGAGCAG CGACGGGGCCGTCCGGGATAGGCGGGGCCAGGCCGTCCGACTGTACCCAGAGGTGCCTGACGTCCTGCAGCAGTTGCAAGACCTTGACGTGCCCGTCGCGGCCGCTTCACG GACGGGGGAGATCGAAGGGGCCAACCAGCTACTGGAGCTCTTTGGCCTTGACAGAT GTTACCTGCATTCATGTCCAGAATGGAATGAATCTTCAAACCCTAACTCAAGGACTAGAGACATTTGTGAAGGCCCAAGCTGGGCCCTGAGATCCAGGCCTGTGGATGAGCCTCATTTGAGGcataaaactgaaaggaaatcAGGAAGGCATTTTCAGGtgtatttgtaa
- the MDP1 gene encoding magnesium-dependent phosphatase 1 isoform X1 → MARLPKLAVFDLDYTLWPFWVDTHVDPPFHRSSDGAVRDRRGQAVRLYPEVPDVLQQLQDLDVPVAAASRTGEIEGANQLLELFGLDRYFVHREIYPGSKVTHFERLQQKTGVVFSQMIFFDDEKRNIVDVSKLGVTCIHVQNGMNLQTLTQGLETFVKAQAGP, encoded by the exons ATGGCGCGGCTCCCGAAGCTGGCGGTCTTCGACCTCG ATTACACGCTCTGGCCGTTCTGGGTGGACACGCACGTAGACCCCCCGTTCCACAGGAGCAG CGACGGGGCCGTCCGGGATAGGCGGGGCCAGGCCGTCCGACTGTACCCAGAGGTGCCTGACGTCCTGCAGCAGTTGCAAGACCTTGACGTGCCCGTCGCGGCCGCTTCACG GACGGGGGAGATCGAAGGGGCCAACCAGCTACTGGAGCTCTTTGGCCTTGACAGATATTTTGTTCATCGGGAAATCTATCCAGGCAGCAAGGTCACCCACTTTGAGAG GTTGCAGCAGAAGACTGGAGTTGTTTTCTCCCAGATGATCTTCTTTGATGACGAGAAGCGGAATATCGTAGACGTCAGCAAACTAG GAGTTACCTGCATTCATGTCCAGAATGGAATGAATCTTCAAACCCTAACTCAAGGACTAGAGACATTTGTGAAGGCCCAAGCTGGGCCCTGA
- the NEDD8 gene encoding ubiquitin-like protein NEDD8: MLIKVKTLTGKEIEIDIEPTDKVERIKERVEEKEGIPPQQQRLIYSGKQMNDEKTAADYKILGGSVLHLVLALRGGGGLRQ; the protein is encoded by the exons ACGCTGACCGGAAAGGAGATTGAGATTGACATTGAACCCACAGACAAG GTGGAGCGAATCAAGGAGCGtgtggaggagaaagagggaatcCCCCCACAGCAGCAGCGGCTCATCTACAGTGGAAAACAGAT GAATGATGAGAAGACAGCAGCTGATTACAAGATCCTAGGTGGTTCAGTCCTCCACCTGGTGTTGGCTCTGAGAGGAGGAGGTGGTCTTAGGCAGTGA